One window of the Betaproteobacteria bacterium genome contains the following:
- a CDS encoding GntR family transcriptional regulator, whose product MTHRIAPTALYQEVAERLRQRIFAHELPPGTWIDEQKLAEQYGISRTPLREALKVLASEGLVTLKPRRGCYVTEISADDLDDIFPLMALLEGRCAAEAVRRATRADVEALTAIHDTLEESAREGRIEAFFEANQLFHRRIQELAGNRWTLSVIQDLRKVLKLSRLHSLSLEGRLQQSLDEHRTILAAIRAGQPAAAETAMHDHLLSGREALAKMQHDTQPKAA is encoded by the coding sequence ATGACCCATCGCATTGCCCCCACCGCCCTCTACCAGGAAGTCGCCGAGCGTCTGCGCCAGCGCATCTTCGCCCACGAACTGCCGCCGGGCACCTGGATAGATGAACAAAAGCTCGCCGAGCAATACGGCATTTCCCGGACGCCGCTCCGGGAAGCCCTCAAGGTGCTGGCCTCCGAAGGACTGGTCACGCTCAAGCCCCGCCGTGGCTGTTACGTCACCGAAATCAGCGCCGATGACCTGGACGACATCTTTCCCCTCATGGCGCTCCTGGAGGGCCGCTGCGCCGCCGAAGCCGTGCGGCGGGCAACCCGGGCGGACGTCGAGGCCCTGACCGCCATCCACGACACCCTGGAGGAAAGCGCCCGGGAAGGACGCATCGAAGCCTTTTTCGAGGCCAATCAACTCTTTCACCGCCGAATCCAGGAACTGGCCGGCAACCGCTGGACCCTTTCGGTCATCCAGGATCTGCGCAAGGTACTCAAGCTTTCCCGGCTGCACTCCCTGTCCCTGGAAGGCCGCCTGCAACAGTCGCTGGACGAGCACCGGACCATCCTGGCCGCCATCCGCGCCGGCCAGCCTGCGGCGGCGGAGACCGCCATGCACGATCACCTGCTGTCCGGCCGGGAAGCCCTGGCCAAGATGCAGCACGACACCCAGCCCAAGGCGGCATGA
- the scpA gene encoding methylmalonyl-CoA mutase translates to MSETYHDSNHLDAWEKLAAKQAPGGDVAKLAWSTPEGLEVKALYTRRDIESLPYTDTLPGLDPFLRGPQPTMYAVKPWTIRQYAGFSTAEASNAFYRKALAAGGQGISVAFDLATHRGYDSDNPRVLGDVGKAGVAIDSVEDMKILFDGIPLDKISVSMTMNGAVLPILAGYIVAAEEQGVAQAQLSGTIQNDILKEFMVRNTYIYPPKPSMRIIADIFGYTAQHMPKFNSISISGYHIQEAGGNQAIELAFTLADGMEYVRTGVASGMDVDAFAGRLSFFWAVGMNFYLEIAKMRAARLLWHRIMSGFNAKSAKSKMLRTHSQTSGWSLTEQDPYNNVVRTTIEAMAAVFGGTQSLHTNALDEAIALPTEFSARIARNTQLIIQEETHIPNVIDPWAGSYMMEKLTQDMADKAWGIIEEIEAMGGMTKAVESGWAKMQVETCAADKQARIDSGKDVIVGVNKYKLAREDAIDILDIDNHAVREAQIARLKSIRATRDAAAVSAALDALTRCAETGDGNLLDLTVKAIRLRATVGEVSDALEKIFGRFRANNQTISGVYGGVVEGQDNWESLKAEVAKFAEEEGRRPRVMIAKLGQDGHDRGAKVVATAYADLGFDIDMGPLFQTPEEAARQAVENDVHAIGCSSLAAGHKTLVPQLIQALKDQGADDIIVFAGGVIPAQDYDALYAAGAKAIFGPGTRIEDSAKKVLEEIKKARSTT, encoded by the coding sequence ATGTCCGAGACGTATCACGATTCGAACCATTTGGATGCTTGGGAGAAACTGGCGGCCAAACAGGCCCCCGGCGGGGACGTGGCCAAGCTCGCCTGGAGCACTCCCGAAGGCCTCGAGGTCAAGGCGCTCTACACCAGACGAGATATCGAGAGCCTGCCCTACACCGACACCCTGCCCGGCCTCGACCCCTTCCTGCGCGGCCCGCAGCCGACCATGTATGCGGTGAAGCCGTGGACTATCCGCCAGTACGCCGGGTTCTCCACCGCCGAGGCTTCCAACGCCTTCTACCGCAAGGCCCTGGCCGCCGGCGGCCAGGGGATTTCGGTCGCCTTCGATCTGGCCACGCACCGCGGCTACGATTCCGACAATCCCCGGGTTCTCGGCGACGTCGGCAAGGCCGGCGTGGCCATCGATTCGGTCGAGGACATGAAGATTCTGTTCGACGGTATTCCGCTGGACAAGATTTCCGTCTCCATGACCATGAACGGCGCCGTGCTGCCCATCCTGGCCGGCTACATCGTCGCCGCCGAGGAGCAGGGCGTGGCCCAGGCGCAGCTTTCCGGCACCATCCAGAACGACATCCTCAAGGAGTTCATGGTGCGGAACACCTATATCTATCCGCCCAAGCCTTCGATGCGGATCATCGCCGACATCTTCGGCTACACCGCGCAGCACATGCCGAAGTTCAACTCCATCTCGATCTCGGGTTATCACATCCAGGAGGCCGGCGGGAATCAGGCTATCGAGCTGGCCTTCACCCTGGCCGACGGCATGGAATACGTGCGCACGGGCGTCGCTTCGGGCATGGACGTGGACGCCTTTGCCGGCCGCCTGTCCTTCTTCTGGGCGGTGGGCATGAATTTCTACCTGGAAATCGCCAAGATGCGCGCCGCCCGGCTGCTGTGGCACCGCATCATGAGCGGCTTCAATGCCAAGAGCGCCAAGTCGAAGATGCTGCGCACCCACAGCCAGACCTCCGGCTGGTCGCTTACCGAGCAGGACCCCTACAACAACGTGGTGCGGACGACCATCGAGGCCATGGCGGCGGTCTTCGGCGGTACCCAGTCCCTGCACACCAACGCCCTGGACGAGGCCATCGCCCTGCCGACGGAATTTTCCGCCCGCATCGCCCGCAACACCCAGCTCATCATCCAGGAAGAAACCCACATCCCCAACGTCATCGACCCCTGGGCCGGCTCCTACATGATGGAGAAGCTCACCCAGGACATGGCCGACAAGGCCTGGGGCATCATCGAGGAAATCGAGGCCATGGGCGGCATGACCAAGGCCGTCGAGTCCGGCTGGGCCAAGATGCAGGTGGAAACCTGCGCCGCCGACAAGCAGGCGCGCATCGATTCGGGCAAGGACGTCATCGTCGGCGTCAACAAGTACAAGCTGGCCAGGGAAGACGCCATCGACATTCTCGATATCGACAACCACGCCGTGCGCGAGGCCCAGATCGCCCGCCTGAAGAGCATCCGCGCGACCCGCGATGCGGCTGCCGTCAGCGCCGCCCTCGACGCCCTCACCCGCTGCGCCGAGACCGGCGACGGCAATCTCCTCGACCTGACGGTCAAGGCCATCCGCCTGCGGGCGACCGTGGGCGAAGTTTCGGATGCGCTGGAGAAAATCTTCGGCCGCTTCCGCGCCAACAACCAGACCATTTCCGGCGTCTATGGAGGTGTCGTGGAAGGACAGGACAACTGGGAATCTCTCAAGGCCGAGGTGGCGAAATTTGCCGAGGAAGAAGGCCGCCGTCCCCGGGTGATGATCGCCAAACTGGGCCAGGACGGCCACGACCGGGGCGCCAAGGTGGTGGCCACCGCCTACGCCGACCTGGGCTTCGACATCGACATGGGGCCGCTCTTCCAGACCCCCGAAGAAGCTGCCCGCCAGGCCGTCGAAAACGATGTGCACGCCATCGGCTGCTCGTCCCTGGCCGCCGGTCACAAGACCCTGGTGCCGCAGCTGATCCAGGCGCTGAAGGACCAGGGCGCGGACGACATCATCGTCTTTGCCGGCGGCGTCATCCCGGCCCAGGACTACGATGCCCTCTACGCGGCCGGCGCCAAGGCCATCTTCGGCCCCGGCACCCGCATCGAGGATTCGGCGAAGAAGGTGCTGGAAGAGATCAAGAAGGCACGCAGCACGACCTAA
- a CDS encoding HD-GYP domain-containing protein, which produces MKAVIASDAVAAGMFVVELDRPWLDTPFPLQGFLVENDEQIATLRRLCRTVSIDRSRSLGRHQTGREVAAESPSRGLPALAFQGVEEALDDDFAAICRMLRLEPHSRRYEQLPLIRNVDEQSRLEAELLYSAPIVDDVRAALKSIRDCVDAQATPDLAQVGSLVGEMALGVERNPDAMIWLSRLKSADQYSYDHAVDVSVHMMVFGRFLGLPGKTVEMLGLAGLMQDVGKVDLPQEILNRPGPLEAEEYALVQSHVASSLEILVSRRGFPVEVLDIVASHHERRDGSGYPRRLHGERLGLNAELAGVVDCYCAMIRQRAYQAAVSSQHALESLIRLRGSLFREAVIDQFIQCMGIYPIGSLVELNSGEVAVVIQQNHIRRLKPRVLVILGPDKSPERRPRTLDLLMEPSTGTGEACRIVRALPADAYGIDPAEYYLG; this is translated from the coding sequence GTGAAGGCCGTCATTGCGAGCGACGCCGTCGCCGCCGGCATGTTCGTCGTCGAACTCGACCGGCCCTGGCTCGACACGCCCTTCCCCCTGCAAGGTTTCCTGGTCGAAAACGACGAGCAGATCGCCACCCTGCGCCGCCTGTGCCGCACGGTGAGCATCGACCGCAGTCGCTCCCTGGGCAGACACCAAACCGGCCGCGAGGTGGCCGCTGAATCCCCCAGCCGCGGCCTGCCCGCCCTGGCTTTCCAGGGGGTCGAGGAGGCCCTGGACGACGATTTCGCCGCCATCTGCCGCATGTTGCGCCTTGAGCCCCACAGCCGGCGCTACGAGCAACTGCCCCTCATCCGCAACGTGGACGAGCAGAGCCGGCTCGAAGCGGAGCTGTTGTATTCCGCCCCCATCGTCGATGACGTCCGCGCCGCCCTGAAGAGCATCCGGGATTGCGTCGATGCCCAGGCCACGCCCGACCTCGCCCAGGTGGGCAGCCTGGTCGGCGAGATGGCCCTGGGCGTGGAACGCAATCCGGACGCCATGATCTGGCTTTCGCGCCTGAAGAGCGCCGACCAGTATTCCTACGATCACGCCGTCGATGTCTCGGTGCACATGATGGTCTTCGGGCGCTTTCTCGGGCTTCCGGGCAAGACGGTGGAAATGCTCGGTCTGGCGGGCCTCATGCAGGATGTCGGCAAGGTGGATTTGCCCCAGGAAATCCTCAACCGCCCGGGACCGCTGGAGGCGGAGGAATACGCCCTGGTCCAGTCCCACGTGGCGAGCTCCCTGGAAATCCTGGTGAGCCGGCGCGGCTTTCCCGTCGAGGTGCTGGACATCGTCGCCAGCCACCACGAACGCCGCGACGGCAGCGGTTATCCCCGCCGCCTGCACGGCGAACGCCTGGGCCTCAACGCGGAACTGGCCGGCGTGGTGGACTGCTACTGCGCCATGATCCGCCAGCGGGCCTACCAGGCCGCAGTCTCCAGCCAGCACGCCCTGGAATCCCTGATCCGCCTGCGGGGCTCCCTCTTCCGGGAAGCGGTCATCGACCAGTTCATCCAGTGCATGGGCATCTATCCCATCGGCAGCCTGGTCGAGTTGAACAGTGGCGAAGTCGCCGTCGTCATCCAGCAGAACCACATCCGCCGTCTGAAGCCACGGGTGCTCGTCATCCTGGGTCCGGACAAGAGTCCCGAGCGGCGCCCGCGCACCCTGGATCTCCTCATGGAGCCCAGTACCGGCACCGGGGAAGCCTGCCGCATCGTGCGCGCCCTGCCGGCCGACGCCTACGGCATCGACCCCGCGGAATACTATCTCGGCTGA
- a CDS encoding EAL domain-containing protein, whose product MNTSPFASLHNDLVDHVTGLPRYASALVEIPHLARRHGERSLGIVAFSVVADATLLRLTPEAAQLLRADITRRLTGLLQGKDRLYSMSHWEWLAVLPDLPGGAPVHLAMMRLQGSFMDPLATLDGLHTFVTQCGGALWPDDGEDALHLVQSARIARLAAAAEPAGHALYRPEFEQASGDQRALHADLRNALSDGTGLALHLQPQIDLASGACVGAEALLRLRRKDGLHEVPPRVLAGIERLGLRKVFNRWLLQQAMQTQERLTGAGVALTLAINLTANDLLDSELPDLMAQSLATWAIPAASLRLELTETSMIEETEPVIEVLQRLRTLGVDLAIDDFGTGYAGMSYLQRLPVQEVKIDQSFVRNAAESKRDREIIAAVVRLAHRLKMRVLAEGVESSAVAAAVAHLGCDLAQGFHYAAALPLDEFIPWWRQRHERFPPPPPKPVRRRRRSPPRKAK is encoded by the coding sequence ATGAACACCAGCCCCTTCGCGTCACTCCACAACGATCTGGTGGACCACGTCACCGGCCTGCCCCGTTACGCCTCGGCGCTGGTCGAGATTCCCCATCTGGCACGCCGCCACGGTGAACGCAGCCTGGGCATCGTCGCCTTTTCCGTGGTGGCCGACGCCACCCTGCTTCGCCTCACGCCGGAGGCGGCACAGCTCCTGCGCGCCGACATCACCCGCCGCCTCACCGGCCTGCTGCAAGGGAAGGACAGACTCTATTCCATGAGTCACTGGGAATGGCTCGCGGTACTGCCCGATCTGCCTGGGGGCGCCCCGGTGCACCTGGCCATGATGCGTTTGCAGGGGAGTTTCATGGACCCCCTGGCCACCCTGGACGGCCTCCACACCTTCGTCACCCAATGTGGCGGCGCCCTGTGGCCGGACGATGGCGAAGATGCGCTGCACCTCGTTCAGTCGGCCCGCATCGCCCGTCTGGCGGCCGCGGCGGAACCGGCGGGCCACGCCCTCTACCGGCCGGAGTTCGAACAGGCCAGCGGCGACCAGCGCGCCCTGCACGCCGATTTGCGCAACGCCCTCAGCGACGGCACCGGACTCGCACTGCACCTGCAGCCGCAAATCGACCTGGCCAGCGGCGCCTGCGTCGGGGCCGAAGCCCTGCTGCGCCTGCGTCGCAAGGACGGCCTGCACGAAGTCCCCCCCCGCGTCCTGGCCGGAATCGAGCGCCTGGGCCTGCGCAAGGTCTTCAACCGCTGGCTGCTGCAACAGGCCATGCAGACCCAGGAGCGCCTGACCGGCGCGGGCGTCGCCCTCACCCTGGCCATCAACCTGACGGCCAACGACCTGCTGGACAGCGAACTGCCCGATCTCATGGCCCAGAGTCTGGCCACCTGGGCTATCCCCGCCGCCAGCCTGCGCCTGGAACTCACCGAGACGTCCATGATCGAGGAGACCGAACCGGTCATCGAGGTGTTGCAGCGCCTGCGCACCCTGGGCGTCGATCTGGCCATCGACGATTTCGGCACCGGCTACGCAGGCATGAGCTACCTGCAGCGCCTACCCGTCCAGGAAGTGAAGATCGACCAGAGCTTCGTGCGCAACGCGGCGGAGTCCAAGCGGGACCGGGAGATCATCGCGGCCGTCGTCCGCCTGGCCCACCGCCTCAAGATGCGGGTCCTCGCCGAAGGGGTGGAATCGTCCGCGGTCGCCGCGGCGGTCGCCCACCTGGGCTGCGACCTGGCCCAGGGTTTTCACTACGCTGCCGCGCTGCCCCTGGACGAATTCATCCCCTGGTGGCGGCAACGCCACGAGCGCTTTCCCCCGCCCCCCCCGAAGCCGGTCCGCCGGCGGCGCCGCAGCCCCCCACGCAAAGCA